In Nocardioides sp. JQ2195, a genomic segment contains:
- a CDS encoding DNRLRE domain-containing protein has product MTGAAELVETPNGGVEINTPAGETIATAAAPLMWEGNPATNPVDSNVAPVGVEVSAPASGESLLTLTPDTEFLNDPATTYPVTIDPTFTLTEAGSAYISSPERQGWVMNDPELRVGTNDLGATKYRSLLKFNDTTWVGKDITSAALKLRNFSSVSCTGAEIQVRRLSDTWSPSNVTWANQPEGTTAGQASYSPAHGGPDCATADATWDLTTIVGGWADQTYPNRGLKLRAADETINKSYRKYRSSYIADTSLRPRLIVTYNVVPSVPEPGFTPCLAPCEAETAFTESLRPTIIASSLDDSGLLTYTFEIVEEDTSAVVATGTATGASGESVSWQIPDGALANESVYLYRVSASDGSYSSRSDWLMLGVDVDETPQIPIEALTLSPCLDLCEPAIATSEEVVLVATPDDPDSGALTPQMELREVGSSSLLASATGQRAPTEAPAEFTIEDGTLESGKTYEFRIGAADETSTTWSQWKTFQVQLQTGPEAPENLTIDPCMAPCDQLRTDEVTPTISATNPGELAIDLTVEIDAASGETIATHTISNVQGGETTSWTVPAGTLGTGVYSVHASSSSTSGNNWGATKLLLVDPPTFVEGEPLPAEPNPDPEPGDDSVYVEDPAIAAEEFTTLSEKDIDNAAAALAGANIRVQHAPLLFFHTNEKHWPLSATSFIDRSELRWSHSGCNDHSIDDDIDAGRLSGAYNHRQRGNLFCKHGTASSDLFQADDDDLRPHTKGAPGKARVDVEGMFMDYRADRAPRGGGL; this is encoded by the coding sequence GTGACCGGAGCAGCGGAACTCGTCGAAACTCCGAATGGTGGAGTTGAGATCAACACCCCTGCTGGCGAAACCATCGCAACCGCGGCTGCACCACTCATGTGGGAAGGCAACCCTGCAACCAATCCCGTCGACAGCAATGTGGCTCCCGTGGGCGTTGAAGTGTCCGCACCGGCCTCAGGCGAGTCGTTGCTCACGTTAACCCCGGACACAGAGTTCCTCAACGACCCAGCCACCACGTACCCGGTGACGATCGACCCGACGTTCACTCTCACTGAAGCCGGGAGCGCATACATCTCGAGCCCGGAGCGCCAGGGCTGGGTGATGAACGACCCCGAACTGCGCGTGGGAACGAACGATCTCGGAGCCACCAAGTACCGGTCGCTGCTCAAGTTCAACGACACCACGTGGGTGGGGAAGGACATCACCTCCGCCGCACTGAAACTGCGGAACTTCTCATCCGTCTCCTGCACCGGGGCTGAGATCCAGGTGCGACGACTCAGCGACACCTGGAGCCCTTCGAACGTCACTTGGGCCAACCAGCCGGAGGGCACAACCGCCGGCCAAGCCTCCTACAGTCCGGCCCACGGTGGTCCGGACTGCGCCACCGCAGACGCCACGTGGGATCTCACCACGATCGTCGGCGGCTGGGCCGACCAGACCTACCCCAACCGTGGCCTCAAGCTGCGGGCGGCAGACGAGACCATCAACAAGAGCTACCGCAAATACCGCTCCTCCTACATCGCCGACACATCGCTACGCCCACGACTCATCGTCACCTACAACGTGGTTCCATCCGTACCTGAGCCTGGTTTTACCCCCTGTTTGGCCCCATGCGAGGCTGAAACGGCTTTCACAGAGAGTCTTAGGCCAACTATCATCGCAAGCTCTCTTGACGACTCCGGCTTGCTCACTTATACGTTTGAAATCGTCGAGGAGGACACCTCCGCTGTGGTTGCCACCGGGACGGCGACGGGTGCCAGCGGCGAATCTGTGTCTTGGCAGATTCCAGACGGTGCTTTGGCCAACGAATCCGTCTATCTCTACCGAGTCTCGGCGAGCGACGGGAGCTACTCGTCGCGGTCGGATTGGTTGATGCTTGGGGTCGATGTCGACGAGACGCCTCAGATCCCTATCGAGGCTCTCACGCTGAGTCCTTGCTTAGATCTGTGCGAACCTGCGATCGCCACGTCGGAAGAGGTTGTCCTAGTGGCCACCCCCGACGACCCCGACTCTGGTGCGCTGACACCGCAGATGGAGTTGCGGGAGGTGGGTTCCTCTTCCTTGCTCGCGTCCGCAACTGGGCAGCGAGCCCCCACGGAGGCGCCGGCTGAGTTCACGATTGAAGACGGAACCCTCGAGTCAGGCAAGACATACGAGTTTCGAATCGGCGCCGCCGACGAAACCTCAACGACTTGGAGCCAATGGAAAACGTTTCAAGTTCAGCTCCAAACTGGACCCGAGGCTCCGGAAAACCTCACGATCGATCCTTGTATGGCTCCCTGCGATCAACTGCGGACTGACGAGGTTACTCCCACCATCTCAGCTACGAACCCTGGAGAACTCGCAATCGATCTCACTGTTGAAATCGATGCAGCATCCGGAGAAACGATCGCGACCCACACAATATCGAATGTTCAGGGTGGTGAGACCACTTCGTGGACCGTACCTGCCGGGACGCTCGGCACAGGCGTCTACAGCGTGCACGCATCATCTTCCTCAACTTCCGGAAACAACTGGGGCGCCACCAAGTTGCTGCTCGTTGACCCCCCAACCTTCGTGGAAGGAGAACCTCTACCCGCCGAGCCGAATCCGGACCCCGAACCAGGAGACGACAGCGTCTACGTTGAAGACCCGGCGATCGCGGCAGAAGAGTTCACCACGCTCTCGGAGAAGGACATAGACAATGCAGCCGCAGCACTGGCCGGGGCAAACATCCGCGTCCAGCACGCACCGTTGCTGTTCTTTCACACGAACGAGAAGCATTGGCCGCTCTCGGCGACGTCCTTTATTGATCGATCCGAACTCCGCTGGTCTCATTCGGGATGCAATGACCACTCGATCGATGATGACATCGATGCCGGCCGATTGTCCGGCGCATACAACCACCGTCAACGCGGTAACCTATTCTGCAAACATGGAACTGCCTCCTCTGATCTATTTCAGGCAGATGATGACGACCTGAGGCCGCACACCAAGGGTGCGCCCGGCAAAGCGCGCGTCGACGTCGAGGGTATGTTCATGGACTATAGGGCGGACAGAGCCCCGCGGGGTGGTGGGCTTTGA
- a CDS encoding sigma factor, whose translation MCSDWHTAEDAAQETLIRVYRSWRRVERREGLLAFGEEPDRRAAIASY comes from the coding sequence ATGTGCTCCGACTGGCACACCGCGGAGGACGCCGCCCAAGAGACCCTGATCCGGGTCTACCGCTCGTGGCGCCGTGTCGAGAGGCGGGAAGGCCTGCTCGCCTTCGGAGAAGAACCCGATCGTCGCGCCGCCATTGCGTCGTACTGA
- a CDS encoding IS256 family transposase — protein MALSQSALSELLDAFRTGDGVDMIRESVRTVLQELVDFEAAGVIGAERYERTEDRFTERNGTRPKLLATKAGDVELRIPKLRKGSFFPSILEPRRRIDQALYAVVMEAYVHGVSTRSVDDLVAAMGADSGISKSEVSRICEGLDESVGAFRTRPLDHTPFPYVYLDATYLHVRNKPGKGGQVVSMAVVVATGVAADGTREVLGLDVGDSEDETFWRSFLLSLKQRGLAGVQLVISDQHSGLVAALKRSFQGSAHQRCRVHFARNLLAHVPKSHADMVAAVFRTIFAQPDPKAVTAAWDEVRDQLAASFPKVGPLMDEAKAEVLAFTGFPKAHWCKIWSTNPLERVNKEIKRRSRVVGIFPNAAAVIRLVGAVLIDMHDEWIAGDRRYLSEESMAQLNDTMDTGTHAAIKSGE, from the coding sequence ATGGCCTTGTCCCAGTCTGCCCTGTCTGAGTTGCTCGACGCGTTCCGCACCGGAGATGGCGTCGACATGATCCGTGAATCGGTCCGCACCGTGCTGCAAGAGCTCGTAGATTTCGAAGCTGCCGGGGTGATCGGCGCGGAGCGCTACGAGCGAACCGAAGACCGCTTCACCGAACGCAACGGCACCCGGCCGAAGCTGCTGGCCACCAAGGCCGGCGATGTCGAGCTGCGGATCCCCAAACTGAGGAAGGGGTCGTTCTTCCCCTCCATCCTCGAACCCCGCCGCCGCATCGACCAGGCGCTGTACGCGGTGGTGATGGAGGCCTACGTCCACGGTGTGTCCACCAGGAGTGTGGACGACCTGGTCGCGGCGATGGGCGCCGACTCGGGGATCAGCAAGTCCGAGGTCTCCCGGATCTGCGAAGGCCTCGATGAGTCCGTCGGGGCGTTCCGCACCCGGCCGCTCGATCACACGCCGTTCCCCTACGTCTACCTGGACGCGACCTACCTCCACGTGCGCAACAAGCCCGGCAAGGGCGGCCAGGTCGTCTCGATGGCGGTCGTGGTGGCGACCGGGGTCGCCGCCGACGGGACCCGTGAGGTCCTCGGACTCGACGTCGGCGACAGCGAGGACGAGACGTTCTGGCGGTCCTTCCTACTCAGCCTCAAACAACGCGGCCTGGCCGGGGTGCAGTTGGTCATCTCTGATCAGCACTCCGGGCTGGTGGCGGCATTGAAGCGGTCCTTCCAGGGCTCCGCGCACCAGCGGTGCCGGGTCCACTTCGCCCGCAACCTGCTCGCCCACGTACCCAAGTCCCACGCCGACATGGTCGCCGCGGTGTTCCGCACGATCTTCGCCCAACCCGACCCCAAGGCCGTTACCGCCGCGTGGGACGAGGTCCGTGACCAACTCGCCGCCTCGTTCCCCAAGGTCGGCCCGCTCATGGACGAAGCCAAGGCGGAGGTACTCGCGTTCACCGGCTTCCCCAAGGCCCACTGGTGCAAGATCTGGTCGACCAACCCACTCGAGCGAGTCAACAAAGAGATCAAGCGCCGCTCCCGAGTGGTCGGGATCTTCCCCAACGCTGCCGCGGTGATCAGGCTCGTCGGTGCGGTGCTGATCGACATGCACGACGAGTGGATCGCCGGCGACCGCCGCTACCTCTCAGAGGAGTCCATGGCGCAACTCAACGACACCATGGATACTGGTACTCATGCCGCCATCAAGAGCGGCGAGTAG